A segment of the Caldalkalibacillus uzonensis genome:
AGCTTTCGTCCCACCGGTGAAGCAGTGCTGGAAATATTGGACACAGTACAGATCGTGCAGATGGAGCAAAATGGGCAAACCATCCGTCTATTACCTGAGAACCTTCGGTCCCAAATTGAACGTATATTAACTCTCTTAGGGATGAGTCCCGCCATTTATACGCAGCTTAAAGGCGGGAATGGTGTCGAAAACACGCGTGTTTAAAGCCCTGGAAGGGGTTATTTGGTCTTTTCGATGTCGAACAACGGTGTTAAGTGGCAGTTCAGGTTAGAAGATGTCGAACATACCAAAGCTCTTAAGGTATACTCACATAGTATTTATGGGAAACAAATTCAGTGACGCGAAATTTAGGTTTTATATTTGAAGCCGCGCAAAATATGGGTTTTATATCATTGACAGAGCAAAAAAATAAAAAATTTATAAAATCCGCAGCAATCGAGTATGGTTGTGCTACATTGGTTTTCAGGGGGAGTCAAACATGAGTTGGCGATTGTTACTTGTGGAAGATGATCCGGAAATCGCGCGTGTGATCAGGGATACTTTTGTGCGTGACGGCTACGAAGTAACATGGGCAACGACCGGGTTGGAAGGTTGGGAAGATTTTCAGGAGAGGTCCTATGATCTTGTTCTGGTTGATCTTATGCTGCCGGAGATGGATGGGCTTACCCTTTGTAAAAATATTCGTTGGAAAAGTGATGTTCCTCTGATGATGATTAGTGCGCGCAAAGAAGATGAAGACAAAGTTAAAGGACTTCATCTTGGTGCAGACGATTATGTCGCCAAGCCATTCAGTCTGGCAGAATTAAAAGCCCGTGTTGAGTCATTATTACGGCGTTGGCGTCGTTATAAAGGGATCCCTGATGTGGAAAAAAAGACGGATTATCTCGGGGGATTAACCCTCTACTGGGATCAACATAAGGCTGTACTGCACGAACACGAGGTCCCCCTCACAGCAAAAGAGTTTGATCTGCTTAAATTACTGGCCCAGAATCCTCAGCGCGTTTTTTCCAAAAGTGAGTTGTATCAGCATGTCTGGCAGCAACCTGATGCTGAAGGATTACATACAGTCACTGTCCATATTAAATCATTGCGGGAAAAACTAAATGATCCTGTGAAATCACCTCAGTTTATTCAGACCGTGTGGGGGAAAGGCTACCGGTTTATTGGTGAGCCGCTATGAAATTAAGAACATGGTTGTTGTTGTCTTACCTGCTTGTTATGATTCTCCCCCTTGTGACTGCCTATCTTTTATTTGCTTGGATTAATGCATTTCACAATGATCAAAAAGTAGAAGAGTACCTTCAAAAATGGTCCCAGTTGCAACATGTGATTTCAGTGTTAGATGATCCGCTACTTTATCGTGAGACTGGGAGGGACCAAGTTGATCGACTGATTAGTCCACAACTGTCTATTGTTCTCTATAACCGTGATGGGCTGGTCCTGTATACTTCGGATCCTATGTATGTCTCACCTCAACTTGCACCTAGTAAGTCAGAACTGTATCAAAATTTGTATTCACTTGAACAAGGGTATCGTGCTTACAGCTACAAGCAGCCCGTTTTTGCTGGGCATGAGCTGGTTGGTTTTTTTGAAGTGAACTTAAGTCGTGATGAATGGGCTGCTGGTGTTGCTAAACGCACCTGGATGATGGTTGGGCTGTTTGTGGGCCTGTTTGTACTGATCTACCTGACCGTGATGATATTGGTTCATCGCAAATTGAACAGTCGCTTAAATCGCTTAATGCAGCACATGACGGCTTTTGCCAATCAGGAAACAGTGGAGCAGATGCCCGCAGGGAAAGATGAGATTGGTACATTGATGCAACATTTTTATCAGATGCAAAACCAAATTGAAAAGGCAAGAGCAAAAATCGCCAAAGAACAGCAGGAAAAGGAATATATGATTGCCACCATTTCCCATGATTTAAAAACACCGCTTACGTCGATCCGTGCTTACGCAGAATCGCTAACCACTGAACAGGATTTATCTGTCCATGAGCGTCAGGAATACCACAAGATTATTGTGGATAAAGCCAATTACATGCACCAGATGCTCGATGATTTATTGATGTATACTCTGCTCCAATCACCGGCCTATGAAATGGAATTTGTTGAAGTGGATGGCAGTGAATTTTTTGAAATGCTTGTTTCCGACTACGAGCCTTTGTGTAAAGCCAGGCATATACATTTGGATGTCTATTGTGCAGTGACAGGGAATTATCTGGTCAATCCCAACCAAATGATACGCGTGGCCGATAATCTGATGAGCAATGCCATTCAGCATACGCAACAGGGAGCGCATATTGGGCTGGCCGCTGTATCGGCTGACTGGCCACTGCCGGAATGGCTGTTCCCTTTCGTTCAGGAACAAGTCCGCTTTGATTGTCAGGATCGCGTTTTTCTTATCGTTCAAAATGAAGGCGAAGGTATCGCCAAAGAAAAATTGGCCCATGTCTTCGAACCCCTTTATCAGGCCGATCAGGCCGGAACGAAGCAAGATGCTCGCCGGACC
Coding sequences within it:
- a CDS encoding sensor histidine kinase, with amino-acid sequence MKLRTWLLLSYLLVMILPLVTAYLLFAWINAFHNDQKVEEYLQKWSQLQHVISVLDDPLLYRETGRDQVDRLISPQLSIVLYNRDGLVLYTSDPMYVSPQLAPSKSELYQNLYSLEQGYRAYSYKQPVFAGHELVGFFEVNLSRDEWAAGVAKRTWMMVGLFVGLFVLIYLTVMILVHRKLNSRLNRLMQHMTAFANQETVEQMPAGKDEIGTLMQHFYQMQNQIEKARAKIAKEQQEKEYMIATISHDLKTPLTSIRAYAESLTTEQDLSVHERQEYHKIIVDKANYMHQMLDDLLMYTLLQSPAYEMEFVEVDGSEFFEMLVSDYEPLCKARHIHLDVYCAVTGNYLVNPNQMIRVADNLMSNAIQHTQQGAHIGLAAVSADWPLPEWLFPFVQEQVRFDCQDRVFLIVQNEGEGIAKEKLAHVFEPLYQADQAGTKQDARRTGLGLSITKQIMEKHGGDVHIVSQEGIGTCIICHLPQRRR
- a CDS encoding response regulator transcription factor produces the protein MSWRLLLVEDDPEIARVIRDTFVRDGYEVTWATTGLEGWEDFQERSYDLVLVDLMLPEMDGLTLCKNIRWKSDVPLMMISARKEDEDKVKGLHLGADDYVAKPFSLAELKARVESLLRRWRRYKGIPDVEKKTDYLGGLTLYWDQHKAVLHEHEVPLTAKEFDLLKLLAQNPQRVFSKSELYQHVWQQPDAEGLHTVTVHIKSLREKLNDPVKSPQFIQTVWGKGYRFIGEPL